From the genome of Roseivivax sp. THAF197b:
CGTTCATCTGCTGCACCAGCTCCCAGGTATAGGGCGCCAGATCATAGCGGTAATTCGAGGTGACACCGTTGCGGCCCAGCGTGTCCTCCAGCCCCTCGACCTTGTCCCAGTCGAGCTTCAGGCCCGGACAGACCACCAATCGGTCGTATTTCACCACGCGGCAGCCATCGAGGATCACCGCGTTGTTCTTCGGCTCGAAGGCCGCGACAGCCGACTTGATCCAATGCACGCCTTTTGGGATCAGGCTGCCCATCGTCTTGGCGGTTGTCTGCGCGTCGAAGACCCCGCCGCCCACCATGGTCCAGCCCGGCTGGTAATAGTGGATATCCGCCGGGTCGATCACCGCGATATTCAGGCCGGGCTTGCGCGCCTTGAGACTGGCCGCGACCGATATGCCGCCCGCACCCGCGCCCACGATCACCACCTCGAAATGCGCATCACCCGTATCGGTTGGCGTCTTGCCGCCATTTGCGATGCGGCGTGCCACGCCGTTCATGTCGTAGCCTGCCGCCTGCGTCGCGGCCAAGATTTCGGACATCGGGCGTTTCTTCGACTCGTGGAAGGACCAGAGCGTCGCCGAGCGTGTGCCCGTCCGGCAATAGGCCAGAACCGGACGCTGAAGGTCGTTCAGGGCCGCGCCGAAATCCGCGACATCCGCATCGCTCACCATGCCCGATTGCACCGGAACGTAGCGCGCCTCGATCCCGGCGGCCTTGGCGGCGGCCTCGATCTCCTCGAAGGAGGGCTGGTCGGCCCCCTCACCGTCGGGCCGGTTGCAGATGATCGCGCGGAAGCCCTGCGCGGCGATGGCCGGAATATCCTCCGGCGTGATCTGCGGGCTGACGGTGACCTTGGGTGAAATCGTCTTCAGTTCCATGCTCTTCCCCTTATCCACGCCCGAAATCCGATGAGGTGACA
Proteins encoded in this window:
- a CDS encoding bifunctional protein tyrosine phosphatase family protein/NAD(P)/FAD-dependent oxidoreductase → MELKTISPKVTVSPQITPEDIPAIAAQGFRAIICNRPDGEGADQPSFEEIEAAAKAAGIEARYVPVQSGMVSDADVADFGAALNDLQRPVLAYCRTGTRSATLWSFHESKKRPMSEILAATQAAGYDMNGVARRIANGGKTPTDTGDAHFEVVIVGAGAGGISVAASLKARKPGLNIAVIDPADIHYYQPGWTMVGGGVFDAQTTAKTMGSLIPKGVHWIKSAVAAFEPKNNAVILDGCRVVKYDRLVVCPGLKLDWDKVEGLEDTLGRNGVTSNYRYDLAPYTWELVQQMNEGRALFTQPPMPIKCAGAPQKAMYLSGDTWHRRGVLKDIDIQFMNAGGVLFGVKDYVPALEKYVEKYDATLNFFHNLVAVDGPGKTATFRVAKPEAEHTEVTVEFDMLHVCPPQTAPDFIRVSPLADAGGWVDVDQATLRHKEYDNIWSLGDVMNAPNAKTAAAARKQAPTVAANIVADIAGRSAVAQYDGYGSCPLTVERGKIVLAEFGYGGALRPSFPSFLLDGTKPSRAAWFLKETVLPPIYWKAMLKGKEWMAKPEKLKAAAE